Genomic window (Microcoleus sp. FACHB-831):
TCTCGCTCAAAGTTCCCGTCTAAAAAGCCATTTCATAGGGGAACTGGAACTCAATGTGAACATCTTAACTTCTCCATTCTCAACACTGCTTAGAGCTTAACCGAGAAGTATTGGGAGGCCTCCTGGGAACGAGTTTTGAGTCTTTACCTCAAAAAATTCAAACTCGACCGCTGAGGATAGCTAAACAACCAAACCCAGTAATAATAGCACCAGAGACTTTATTCACAAGCTGCAACACCTCAGCGCTTACCTTAGTCCGAAGTACATCCACACCAGAACTAAGAATTAGCCACCATAAACTTGAACCGAAGAAAACGCCCACAGCCAACATTGCAGTTGAAATATAGTCGCGATCGCCTGCGTCTGCAAATCCAAAACTAGCAAACACAGCCGCATACGAGAAAATAGTCACGGGACTAGCCAGTGTAAGGAAAAACGTTGATGCATAAGCACCAACAAGATTATTTTCTTTCCCCTCCGCTAATTCCTCCGCTTGTTGGGATAAAAATATCTTCAGCCCTAGAATACAAAGAATCCCACCCCCAATAAAGTGAAGCCAGACTTGTTCGCGGAGCAAAAAAGTAGAAATGAAAGTTAGGCCAAATCCGGCAATAGCGCCATAAATTGCATCCGCAGTAGCCGCACCCAAACCAGAAGCAAAGCCAAATGCCTGCCCTCCAGCCAAAGTACGGCGAATGCAAAGCACGCCAACTGGGCCAACTGGTACAGCGATTGAGAAGCCGATTAGCAGCCCTCCGAGCAAAAAACTTATTAAACCAATTGTCATGGATCTAAGCTAGCTAGGAAGTTTTTTTCTTGGCACGAGTTGAAGTCGTTGTTGTCTTTTTAGCAGCCGTCTTCTTAGTTGTTGAAGAAGTTCCCGCTGCCTTACTCTTATTCGATGCAGCTGATTTGCTCGATTTCCCCGTTGATTTCGCAGTAGTTCCTCCCTTAGCAGCTAACGCTTGCAGGGCGGTTTCTATTGTCATGCTTTCCACAGTTTCACCTTCTGGCAGTGAAGCATTGGTTTTGCCATGCTTCACATAAGGGCCATAAGGGCCATCGTAGATATTCACTGGCTCTCCATCAGCAGGGTGAGCGCCCAATTCCCGTAAAGCTGCCTTGGACTTGCGTGCGCTTCCGCCGCGTCCGGTCTTGGGCTGTGCCAATAACTCTAGCGCACGTTCCAACCCAACGGTTAATACATCATCGCCAGTTTTAAGGGAGCGGAACTCTTTCCCTTCTTTACCCTGGTCGTGGACAACGTAGGGGCCAAACCGTCCCAATCCTGCTTGGACTTTACTGCCAGTTTCCGGGTGGACTCCCAAAAGACGGGGTAGCGCTAACAGGCCAACTGCCATATCCAGGGTCACATTTTCTGGGGTGACACCCTTGGGTAGAGAGGCACGTTTGGGTTTTTTATTCTCCTCAGTGGTATCGCCTAATTGGACATAGGGGCCGTAAGTGCCGATCAGAACATAAACTGGTTCTCCGGTTTCTGGATGCAAGCCAAGTTTTTCCGGGCCTTCTGTTTTCTGCTGTAGAAGGGTCTCAACTAGCTCAACGTTAAGGTCTGAGGGGGTAAGATCTTTGGGGATTGAGGCTTTTACTGGCCCGGATTCGTTTTCAGCTTCGACGTAGGGGCCGTATTGACCGATGCGGACTTTAGCTCCACCTAAATCGTCCAGTTCTATGGTGCGGGCTGCTGTGGCATCTATCTCGCTTTCCCTTTCCTTAACTTGCGTTGCCAGCCCTTTATCTCCCAAATAAAACTTTTTCAGATATGGCAGCCATTGTGCTTCGCCCATAGAGATATCGTCTAGGGTCTGTTCCATCTTGGATGTGAAGCTGGTATCTACCAAATCGGGAAAGTGTTCTTCAAGCAGACCTGTGACGGCGAAGGCGGTGAAAGTGGGAACGAGGGCGTTACCATTCATCTGAGCATAGCCGCGATCGATGATAGTACCTATGATGCTGGCGTAGGTGCTGGGACGACCGATTCCTTCACTTTCGAGGGTTTTTACCAGGGAAGCTTCGGTGTATCGGGCTGGTGGCTGAGTTTCGTGACCGATGGAATCTAGGGCTTTGCAGCGTGGCTTGTCGCCCACTTCGAGCGGAGGTAGGATTACTTCCATGTTTTCAAGTGCGGCATCTGGATCGTCTGAACCTTCGACGTATGCGCGTAAGAAGCCGTCAAAGTCGATACGTTTGCCGCTAGCACGGAAACCCGCATCTTCGACTTGCAACTGTACTGTAATTTGAGTTTGCTGGGAGTCCGCCATTTGGGTAGCGACAGTGCGCTTCCAAATCAAGTCATATAGTGAAAATTCGCGACCGCTTAAGCCTGTTTCTTGGGGAGTGCGGAAGGTGTTTCCAGCGGGGCGGATGGCTTCGTGGGCTTCTTGAGCGCCTTTGCTCTTGGTGGTGTACTGGCGGGGTTGGGGGCTGAGGTATTGGGGGCCGTACATTTGCTCGACACAACTGCGGGCGGCTGCGATCGCTTGTTGCGATAAGTGTACGGAATCCGTCCGCATATAGGTAATATATCCCTGCTCGTACAAACTCTGAGCAGTCCGCATTGTGTCACGCGCCGATAAGCCCAGTTTCCGGTTAGATTCCTGTTGCAGTGTCGAAGTCGTAAACGGCGGTAAAGGTTTGCGAGTAACGGGGCGTCGCTCTAAATCTGCCACGGTCCAAGTTTTACCAGCCAGTCGCGCTTCTAAGCTTCTAGCTTCAGCTTCACTCAGCAAAATCACGTTCCGACCAGCAGTAATTTGCCCCGTAGCTTCATCAAAATCGCTGCCCGTTGCTACCTTAGTTCCTCTGAGGGTGACAAGTTTTGCTTCAAATGGCGTCTTGTCTTTGTCTAAAGTTGCTTTGAGATCCCAGTAACTACCCTTGCGGAAAGCACGCCGCGCACGTTCCCTTTGTACCAACAGCCGCACCGCTACAGACTGAACTCGCCCTGCTGATAAGCCATAGGAGATTTTTTTCCACAGCAGGGGCGAAAGCGTGTAACCCACAAGGCGGTCGAGAATGCGCCGCGTCTCCTGAGCGCGTACAACCTGCTCATCAATATTGCGGCAGTTTTTCAGAGCGTCGCGGATGGCTTCTCGCGTGATTTCGTGGAATACCATGCGCTTGATGGGCACCTTGGGCTTTAGCAGCTGGAGCAAATGCCACGATATACTTTCGCCTTCGCGGTCTTCGTCAGTTGCCAGAACTAATTCGTCGGCTTCTTTTAGAGCATTTTTTAGCTGGGTGACAGTTTTCTTTTTGTCCTTGGGGACGATATACAAAGGTTCAAAGTTAGCTTCCACATTGACGCCCAGCTGCGCCCATTTTTCCCCTTTATAGGCTTCGGGAATTTCGCTAGAAGATTGGGGAAGGTCGCGCACATGACCCATCGACGCCTCAACGATGTAGCTGGAGGGCAGGAAGTTACGAATGGTACGTGCTTTAGTGGGTGATTCGACGATAACGAGGGTTGTCATGGGGGCTTGTTAAGTAGCAGCTGGGCTGAACAGTCTAATTTAAATAATTTATGCCAAATGTCAAGAGGTGCGAACGAGTAGCTTCACGGATCTAGCGATGGTATGCCGACTCGAAATGAATTTCGCTCTAGGTAGCGGTGCATTAGCGCCGCTAATACCCGAAGCTAGCTCAAGCCGCATATAAGGCAAGCCATTCGGCCAGTTGCAACAGATTTGGGGACTTTTGCCATAGTGCGGGGGTGAGGTTAGCAAGACCAAGATCGCTAGCCTTAATGTCAAGCTATCTCAATTTCTAACTTACTGCTGATGGGTAAGGCTGTCGAACCGTAGCTGACGCTAGCAGAGATCTAGATTATTTTGGAGATGTGGGCAGCGATCGCACGCCTTAACTCTTATTGGTGGCAGCAGTCCATCCCGCAAGCATAGTGTTGTGCGACGCCTGAGACAAAAATATTTCAGGAGAATAATTTATGCAACCGATTCGACAAGGCGACGTAATTTTACTGCCTGCGGAGCAAGTCGAGGGAAAAACGCTACCTCACCTGACCTTAGCAGAAGGCGAGGTGACTGGACACGCACACCGCATCAGCGACGGACAGGCGGAATTGCGCGAAGAGAAAGGAATCTTATATTTGCGGGTACTTTCCCCGGAGGCAACTTTAACCCATGAGGAGCATAAGGCAATTAAAATTCCTCAAGGCAGTTGGATGGTGAGAATTCAGCGCGAATACGAGCCTAATTCTTGGAGATACGTTGCTGACTAGGGTGAAAAAGGTTATTGATAATCCCGGAAAAGGGGAGAGCGATCGCGATCCCCCGCCCCTTGGCTAACGCGCTTTCCACCGCGCCAATCGAGCTTCAAAAAATCTCTGAAGCCGTCAAGGCATCATAGGCAACTAACGCATTTGAAGAACAATTTTTTTATAGGCCTTATGCTGCCGTGAAACATTTTGTAACACTCAAAAGCTCCGCAGCAACAATAATTCATAGAGTGCGGTACGCTATGATTTTCTAAAAAATTTATAACCTAAATGATGTAATAAATAATTAATAATTTGTCAATTAAGTTAGCCAATTAATTATAATTTTATTTTAAAAGAAAATATATGAATTAGTACCTATATGTTGAAGATAATTAAATTATAATTTCATAAAAACATTAATCTGAGTAATTGAGGCTAGTAACTTTGATTAAAGTAGAGCGGTATTGAATTGCCATCATCGGGCTAAAAGCGGGGAAATCTTTCAGGCGATAGTCAAGCATTAGGGGTTGTTGTTGCCGAGAGAAAATAGCTGTAGCGTATGCGATCGCCCTATCAACCTCTTCGTGAATGACGAGCAACTGACCAGTCGCTATGGGAATTGGGAGCGATCGCAGAGATTTTTTGCGGGCGATCGCCCCACAAGCTTGCCAGCCAGATTTACACTAAA
Coding sequences:
- a CDS encoding LysE family translocator — protein: MTIGLISFLLGGLLIGFSIAVPVGPVGVLCIRRTLAGGQAFGFASGLGAATADAIYGAIAGFGLTFISTFLLREQVWLHFIGGGILCILGLKIFLSQQAEELAEGKENNLVGAYASTFFLTLASPVTIFSYAAVFASFGFADAGDRDYISTAMLAVGVFFGSSLWWLILSSGVDVLRTKVSAEVLQLVNKVSGAIITGFGCLAILSGRV
- the topA gene encoding type I DNA topoisomerase produces the protein MTTLVIVESPTKARTIRNFLPSSYIVEASMGHVRDLPQSSSEIPEAYKGEKWAQLGVNVEANFEPLYIVPKDKKKTVTQLKNALKEADELVLATDEDREGESISWHLLQLLKPKVPIKRMVFHEITREAIRDALKNCRNIDEQVVRAQETRRILDRLVGYTLSPLLWKKISYGLSAGRVQSVAVRLLVQRERARRAFRKGSYWDLKATLDKDKTPFEAKLVTLRGTKVATGSDFDEATGQITAGRNVILLSEAEARSLEARLAGKTWTVADLERRPVTRKPLPPFTTSTLQQESNRKLGLSARDTMRTAQSLYEQGYITYMRTDSVHLSQQAIAAARSCVEQMYGPQYLSPQPRQYTTKSKGAQEAHEAIRPAGNTFRTPQETGLSGREFSLYDLIWKRTVATQMADSQQTQITVQLQVEDAGFRASGKRIDFDGFLRAYVEGSDDPDAALENMEVILPPLEVGDKPRCKALDSIGHETQPPARYTEASLVKTLESEGIGRPSTYASIIGTIIDRGYAQMNGNALVPTFTAFAVTGLLEEHFPDLVDTSFTSKMEQTLDDISMGEAQWLPYLKKFYLGDKGLATQVKERESEIDATAARTIELDDLGGAKVRIGQYGPYVEAENESGPVKASIPKDLTPSDLNVELVETLLQQKTEGPEKLGLHPETGEPVYVLIGTYGPYVQLGDTTEENKKPKRASLPKGVTPENVTLDMAVGLLALPRLLGVHPETGSKVQAGLGRFGPYVVHDQGKEGKEFRSLKTGDDVLTVGLERALELLAQPKTGRGGSARKSKAALRELGAHPADGEPVNIYDGPYGPYVKHGKTNASLPEGETVESMTIETALQALAAKGGTTAKSTGKSSKSAASNKSKAAGTSSTTKKTAAKKTTTTSTRAKKKTS